TGCTCCAAACTTCTCATCCCCGAGAAACTCCTGGAGCACATCGGACAGGAGCTGGTCCATCTGTCCGCCAGCGAGCCCTGCGGCCTCCGGGGGGCGCTCATCGACCTCTGCGTGGAGCAGGGGGGCAGTTGCGAGGCCGTGGGGCAGATAGCGGTGGACCCTTGCCTGGTGCCTACCTTTCATCTGACTCTGGTGCTCCGGCTGGACTCCAAGGGTCTCTGGCCTAAAATCCAGGGGCTCTTCACGGGCAGATCTCCAGCCTCACCGGTGGTCAGACATGCACTTAAACTGAGCACTGGATTTCGAGTCATCAAAAGAAAACTGTACAGCTCTGAAGAACTTCTCATTGAAGAATGTTAAGACTGACCGTCCCTTGTGGACGATATTagttttttaaattgtaaaatctCTGTAACGCTTTGGTTCTTTCTCATGAGGGGACTGAAGTTGCAATGTCGTGTGACCGTTGAAAGCAGTAAGATATGAAAGTATGCTAGCaggacattttaaatgcagctATAGGGTACATATGAAAGGACTAAAAAAGACTATGTAATCAAGTGTGTGGTGTGTTCGTTACTTGTTGAGGGATACAGATGTTGCACGATTTTGGGGTTATTTTTGGAAACGTTTACCTCAGGTTTATGGAAACCAGATGTGGCAGCTATTTTACATGCAGTCGTGTAGCAAACGTCATGTGTGTGTTCACAGATATATTCAACAATGTGTCTGAATGTGACCACATGCCCTTTTTTTATGCATATTCCATGCAtcatatttatttgatattcAAATACAACGTGTACCTTTTTGTACTTCTCATTTAAAGAAATgcagaaaataaattattttttgaagATCCACGCTTGTACTGCATTGTAATACTGTGCATTAGAACATATTCAAAagaacaaatgacaaaaaatatgattGTGCATCATTACGCTTGTAAAATAAACCGCTAATCTATCGATTTACGAGAAAGCACATGTGTTCtagtcagtgttgggtaagttactctgaaaaagtaattcatttcTAGTTACTAactacatattcaatagtgtaattggattactgtacaaattactctctccaaaaagtatttaattactgattattttCTATATCTTGCATCAACTTCGATTAgctaagtgattcaaggatagacatgaaaaggctcttttaattcataactacattaatttttattaactgacaagtatacaaatgtgagaatacattaaatcatacattttgaagttagacgtgtaattttgatgtcatttccactattgaatatattaagtatttagttcaattacttcagaagtaactaattcaattacagaaaaaattcgAGTAATCCCTCACTTTACTTTTGCAAGGGGAAAGTAGTTAAATTACAATAACTCATTActtggtaactagttacacccaacactggttatagTGACCTCTTCCTCAAAAACCATGACACCTAGGTGACAAACATTTTCAGGTGAAATAAACCTATCCTGTATGTGTCTTAGGTTTATTTAGAATTTTGTAAGAGTTAGACGATATACAGAAATGATTTTGGGCCTTAATATCAATTGTAAAATATGGATCCCACAGCAAAACCCTTTTGGATTATGTCTGGGTTTGTGACTGTATTGTTCTTCAcattattttaactgataagTGATGTATAGATCCACACGGGACTCTTTTGTCATGAAGTCGGTCAAATACTGCTGATCAATATTCAGAATTTCAAGTTGTGCTGCCTGGCAGGTTTGTAGATTCAGCGGTGACATCAGCTGACATCCTGCAAGCAAAATACGCTTTACACCCCTCACAACAACTTCACACCCACAGAGAAGCACACTTTATTTGTATTCAAAGCAAAACAGTGTCAGCAATGAAATGTTTCCACAGTCatgtagaaaataaaacatcataCGAAATAAATAGTCCTATGTgatcttttaataaataatacatgtaCAGCAGTCActcataacatttacatttattccatTACTTCATCCATAAATCCCTGCATTGATCAATCTCAAACATATAAATCATTCGAAAGGACATAATCTTTATCTAAAcacacttaaataaatatatgcagATGTTGTCATTGGATCCACAATCTGTTCAATGGTGATAAACCTGATTCTTCATATCCTGACACTCCAGCAGAGAGATCTTTCATTCATTCCAGAACATTAGACTGTAAAAAATCTACACATCCACACCAATCTAAAACTTGAGctcatgcacacgcacacacaaacacgcacacacaaacacgcacgcacacgcacgctcACGCACGCTCACGCACgctcacacgcgcacacacacgcacgcacacacgcacagcacacagcCCTCTTCTGAAgtgttttctagtaaaactcAACAGTTCTCAAGTCTGTTGAAAACACACATGTATTTACAATCTGTATGGCATTCTTCCATATTCCAGACTGCAGAGTGTTTTCGGAACCTGTCATTGAACAAACATATATTCATCTATTTATATGTTTTGTACAATATGTACACTTGTACATGTGTTAAGGCACGACATGACATTCACTACATAAAAGTTGTGCAGTGAAATAAAGATGAaggttaaaggggtgatatggcacggctaaaaggaatattatggtttgttttagatgtaatgtaatgtgtctacaggatttaaggttgataaacgctgtattttccacacaccgagcatgtttgtatctcctctttgctccgcctctctgtgcagatttttaacaaagctcatggctctgaaaagtagggctgctcgattatgacaaaaatcataatcacaattattttggccaatattgagatcccgattatttaacacgattactcctTAACgtttgaaacaacagaaaaatttAAAAGCTTGGCTTTTAAtatgtgaattcaactgaaaaataaatgtaaagaaaatagcACAGTTGAACCACTATAAACGAAAACTGTGCGCTGTggttttataccacaagaaaagagaggatccttgcaaaatggaatgcggcacaataatcgttttacctcgattattttgtttttgtaattgttgaagtcCAAAAttgccgattacaattaattttcgattaattgcacagccctactgaaaagcgaggtgtgctgtgattggccagttcaccagtgtgtagtgattggtggaatactgcaagcgtgtgagggaagtgtgacgcctctgaccatatttggaacatcaggttcctcttcaattgtactgacaggtacgcccaccttacttgcgtctacatttgggcggtcttagtcaaatcagaccaccaactgatgtagatttgtgggagtgtagctacacgaggtgtttcaggcaggtctggtgagcattcgcttttacatagaatgactcttttgttcccccactttcatttctgcagttttacacgtctaatacacgcatgagcgacttataacacaccaaagacacagaacaacatgtgttcacgccatatgacccctttaatgtggagagagagagagagagagagcgcccTCACCAGGTAGTGCAGAGATAGTGACGTTTTATCCATGTAGAGATGCCTGAACCTCAGAGAGCCGAGAACAGCTCGGGGTTCCCATTCTCTGTGCCCGCTGGAATAAATCACTGTCCCCGAAATACCGTGCACGGTACAGCAATCCCTCCTCTGAAAGACACACACAAGTCACCCTTCATCACAAACAAACGCTGGAAAACCAACAGAAAACCACACGACGAATCTTCTGAAGATACAGACATACAGTCCATACGTGAGGAACAAAGCACAACGTTTTACAAGCTATTCATCTCTAAACATCCAATGTCGTTGGTACATCATAGCAGAACGACACCATTTGGTCCGAGTGACGTCAAACCAGAATGTGTGAATGTGCACATATGTGAGATTCAGGAGACTGGGGGAATCAGATCAGAGGGAAGATGAACGCTGATTCAGCTGATGGTGAGAAGTGAAGTGACGCAACAGACATTGAGCCGGAATAAACCAGCTTTCACATACTGAATGATTCAacataatcacacacacacacaagagttTCAGAAGACAAATGTCTCTCAAACAAACAGCAAGGAAAACGctcacattttgttctttcaTAGCTGAGGAGATTTAATCGAGATGCtcggttgtgtttcatttaagtcttaatctagtctcagatgtttctctttggAGAACTAAAAAAGAGAATCAAGTGACAGTGTAATAGTCGAAACGCATGAagaatcatctggatttgagtaaatatgATGATGAGAAATGTGTGAGCtgatatcgagatcttcaataatattgacactTGATCGCAGACGAgacgaatctgagctcagtttgacacactgacatctcttctcaaactctactgacagacacatttctgactcttttcctcaggagaaacatctgagacacgGATGAGacttccatttgctctccatttaatctcactgatgtctaggagaaataactgagatataaAGAGATCTCtactgtgatttttcttttgaatGGGATTCTCTCATCACTCATTTTAAAGCATGAAGTGTGTGCGTACATGAGTGAGAGAGACGCGCACATACTCTGTTGTTTCTCTTTCCAGCAGTTGTTTCTCAGGTTGGAGATGTAATCGTCCTCCACGTTGCTCTCCACCTGCTTCAGTCTCGATCCACTGAACTCCTGACTGAAGCGCTCACTCACGTAATACGCCACGACCAGAtgttccgtcacacgcttgtgtgtgtgtcccgCTGACCTGCATGTGACAGAGACCGAcgtgtcaaacacacacacacagcaaaaagCAACGTGATTTTGTGCTAAACTCATCGCCGTGACTTCGGCCTGATTCCCATTATTCACAAAGCCGTAAGATCTTCAGGCTACAGTTCCTACGATATTCTGGTCTGTAAATATGACTCGGGTGAAAAAATCACACACTTTAGCAGACAGAACTCATAACAGTGTGTGTGCTTGAGAAGGAAAAAATGACAAGACAACGTTCTTGTGTGATAGCAGGTCAGGGTCAAAGAgtagaggtcagaggtcaggagCTTCATGCACATGGTGTGTGAAGACACAGCTGATCACGACTGTCCATTCAGACGATTTGACTTCAAAAAGGAATAATTCAGGGTCAAAGGCTGAGAGGTCACAGAGAGAGTCTTCACTCAGCCAATCAGACGAGATTTCACGTGATTGACGGATGGCATCTGCTGAACGCATATCTTTGGACAGCAAGTGTAAGACCGAAGAAAGTAAAACAACCCGCTCTTTCTCCACCTGCTGACAGATAACAGATATGATCAGAGAAACACGTGACCCACATGCGTGGTCTACTGTGACCCGACCGGTCTGGTCCGGCTGCTCGTGTAAGCGTTTAGTGTTATTGATCGCTcagctctgatgaa
This genomic window from Triplophysa rosa linkage group LG18, Trosa_1v2, whole genome shotgun sequence contains:
- the ddit4 gene encoding DNA damage-inducible transcript 4 protein; this encodes MQEQLISSPVSEDLPSTPTSDGTSKRLSWSRLLQKIHSSQSLDSDSDHHSSIDDASDTGSISLSESDLFFDPTEEALCKEVVQLISENLTDAKDGVLHCSKLLIPEKLLEHIGQELVHLSASEPCGLRGALIDLCVEQGGSCEAVGQIAVDPCLVPTFHLTLVLRLDSKGLWPKIQGLFTGRSPASPVVRHALKLSTGFRVIKRKLYSSEELLIEEC